The region TGTGCTGGATGCTGGCTTCTAAGCGTGGAGTGATTGCGCGGTAGCCTGCGATTTCTTTTGCTTCAAAAGTGTTTACAAAGGAAACATCGTATTCTTTTCCGTCATTATTATCAGTAACAACATCTGCTAATTCTTGCTCTGAGCCTTTCAAACGATAATGAATGGCAAATGAACCTTTATTCACTTTATAAATCACCTTGATGACCCGTGTTCCTGGAGCTGTTTTGCTGACGACGTTGTAGGTCCACTCATCTTTGAGTTGTTTGTTGATTTCGACGCCATCAATAGAGACAATCTGGTATTTCTCTTGATTTTTTGTATAGAAGTCGGTCTTAGCGATTTCTTTTTTGAAGTCATAATCAAAAGCTGTTCCAACTTCAGTTTTTTCGACAAAAGTATCATCAGTTTTGATTGGATTACCAGTTTCATCTACGTGTTGAACCACTACACGTCCGTAATCGATTCCTTTAATGAGTGTCGCAACACCATTTTCATCGAAAGAATATTGATTTTCACCAATAACAGCAGTTTTATTTCTGAACATTTCTCCTTCAGGAGTAAAGTAATATCGTTTCCCGTTATCACCTTGGTACCAACCTTTGACACCATATTTTGCGATAATATCTTTTACCCATTTGACTTGCTCAGGTGAGAGGACGATCCCACCACCGAAACGGTCTTTGTCAGGGATGCCGTTTTCAATTGTGCCGTGTTGGTGAACACCGACTACTTTACCATCACCGTTGATAATACCAGCACCTGAAAGGCCTGAAACAGAAGTCATATGATAGGTAATGCCTTTTGAGCCTTTATCATTATAATTATCAACAGATTTCACGACACCATCAGCCTTGTAAAGTTGACCAGCGACAATTGGTTTTTTGAGCTCAGGTGAGCTTGAATCGGTCGGATATCCAATTGTGCTAACAGGATCTCCTGGTTGATAGGTTTTGTTTTCTGCCAAGGGAACAAAGGTAGCAGCTTTATTCGGGCTAGCGATTTGAAGAGGAACAGGTGCTACAACAGCAGCCAAGTCATTTTGATATCCTTTTCCAAATTCTTTCTTGTTCCAAAAATGAATATCTTCTTCTTTGAAAAGAGTAGTATTACCCGTTACAGGTTGAGAATTGCGAACAGCAGAATTGGAACCGAGGTTATAGTAAAACTTAGCAGAATCTCCACCTCGAATATGTCCTTCTTTTGTATCACGGTCTGATTCTAAAAAGTTGTGAGCGACAGTTAAGATGACATTTGGTGCCACAAAAATACCAGAACCAGACACGATATAGCGTTGGGAACCACCATTGTAAATAGTGTAAATCATACTAGCAGCAGTAGCAGGTTGTCCTTCATAAGGGACGTGCTTCAAATCTAGACCACCGTTGATGATCGCACGATTACCATTTTCAGCTTCTTTTGGAAGTTCTTCCTTGTTTTTTAGAATGCTTTCTGTCTCAACTTTAGGGCTATCCTTCTTGTCTACGATTGCTGAAGTATCTATGTTTTTCACGGGCGTATCAGGATAAGCTTGATCGTGGATTTCTTCAGGAAGCAAGTCAGTAGTTTTAGTTTCTGCTACAGTCTTCTCTTCTACTGGTTTAACAGTTTTTTCTGATTTCTCTGACTCTTGAGGTTTAGAAATTACAGGACTTTCATTTTTGACTTCTGGTTTAATTTTTTCAGCTTCGGCCAATTTTTCTACATTTGGTTGAGAGCTTGTAGTTTCAATTTTTGCTTCGTCAGCTAGTGCTGTTCCAGATGCAAAAAAAGCGAGACCAACCATAACCGAAGCAACACCAACGGTTAATTTTCTGATGCTAAAAGTTTGCCCTTTTTCAAAAAGGTATCGATTCATAATGTACTCCTAGTTTGAATAAAGACAGTCAGCTACTGTCTGAGCCCAAGTATGACTTGGAAACAATTTTTCTTTAGCGTTAGTTAAATTTTGTGCAATAGTTTGAGATTAATTACCCCTCCTGTTTAAGCGCTTTCATTTTAAGATAAAAAAATTAAAATTGCCATCTTAATCTTTAAAATGACCTAAAAACCTTAATATAACAAATATACTAAATTATTCCAAGAAATGCAATAGAGAAATGTAAGAAAATCAATCTAACTTAAAGAAATTCATTTGCTTTTTAAAGAAAAAATACATCCTTTCAAAAATTAAACTAAATGAAAGGATGTATTCAAAAAATCAGAGTAATTTTCGTATGGCCTCTTCAATTTGTTGTGGGTCTGTTTTGGAAGAGAAGCGTTCAAAGACTTGCCCATCTCGACCGATGAGAAACTTAGCGAAATTCCATTCGATTCGTTTTCCTAGTGGACCAGATTTCTGGTCTTTCAACCAAACATAGAGGGGATCTGCCTCCTTACCGTTGACCTTGATTTTGGCAAAACGTGGGAAGCTGGTTTGATAATGTAGGCTACAGAAGGCGTTGATTTCCTCTGCGCTGCCTGGTGCTTGTCCCATAAACTGATTGCAAGGGAAGTCTAA is a window of Streptococcus mitis DNA encoding:
- a CDS encoding glutathione peroxidase, which codes for MTTLYDFSVLNQDHQETPLNAYRGKVLLVVNTATGCGLTPQYQGLQELYDRYQEQGFEILDFPCNQFMGQAPGSAEEINAFCSLHYQTSFPRFAKIKVNGKEADPLYVWLKDQKSGPLGKRIEWNFAKFLIGRDGQVFERFSSKTDPQQIEEAIRKLL